The following proteins are co-located in the Methylomonas sp. 11b genome:
- the era gene encoding GTPase Era — MNCGYVALIGRPNVGKSTLMNHLLGQKLSITSRKPQTTRHRILGIKTTAAGQAIFMDTPGMHSDEKKVLNRYLNKTADSTLLGVDVVIWLLDGLYWHEYDEKIFQKLERAGLPVILAINKVDKIKDKDAVLKFFAEAQQKYPFQHIVPVSALKNTNLELLEQHIMALLPEAEPIYPEDQITDRPERFFAAEIIREKLTRRLGDELPYALTVEIERYEEFPELCKIYAAILVERDSQKSIVIGKQGEMLKKVGSEARVDIEKLIGQKVYLELWVKVKKGWSDNERALLSLGFSDFGN, encoded by the coding sequence ATGAACTGCGGATATGTTGCTTTAATCGGTAGGCCCAATGTCGGCAAATCGACCTTGATGAATCACTTGCTGGGTCAGAAACTCAGTATCACCTCAAGAAAACCGCAAACCACCCGGCATCGAATTCTGGGTATTAAGACGACAGCCGCCGGGCAGGCCATCTTTATGGACACACCGGGCATGCACAGCGACGAAAAAAAGGTATTGAACCGTTATCTGAATAAGACTGCGGATAGTACCTTGTTGGGGGTTGATGTGGTAATTTGGCTGTTGGACGGCTTGTATTGGCACGAGTACGACGAGAAAATTTTCCAGAAACTCGAGCGGGCTGGATTGCCGGTTATTTTGGCTATCAACAAAGTGGATAAAATCAAGGATAAGGATGCGGTGCTGAAATTCTTCGCCGAGGCTCAGCAAAAATACCCGTTTCAGCACATTGTGCCGGTTTCGGCACTGAAAAATACCAATCTCGAGCTGCTGGAACAGCACATCATGGCCTTGTTGCCCGAGGCCGAGCCGATTTATCCGGAAGATCAAATCACCGACAGGCCGGAGCGCTTTTTTGCCGCCGAAATTATTCGCGAAAAACTGACCCGGCGTTTGGGTGACGAATTACCTTACGCGCTGACCGTGGAAATTGAACGTTACGAGGAGTTTCCGGAGCTTTGCAAAATATACGCAGCAATTTTGGTAGAGCGGGATAGCCAAAAAAGCATCGTCATTGGTAAGCAAGGCGAAATGCTGAAAAAAGTCGGTAGCGAGGCGCGGGTTGATATCGAAAAATTGATCGGCCAAAAAGTCTATCTGGAACTGTGGGTCAAAGTGAAAAAGGGTTGGTCGGATAACGAGCGAGCCTTACTGAGTCTGGGTTTCAGCGATTTTGGTAATTAA